A region from the Wansuia hejianensis genome encodes:
- a CDS encoding DUF4867 family protein translates to MRIQQLTAPSFRRYGRVLTYDCTGPLLEELNHTPLPDQEVVYVPSDPDLERLDSASVFQDRAFGGLPVQIGYCNGNNHFLNALEYHRSSEINIAADDLILLLGLRQDLSDGFTYDTAKIEGFLVPAGTAAELYATTLHYAPVSVSDSNFRCIVILPKGTNEPLISMPLQEGEDCLLAARNKWLIAHRDAQIAGAFCGLTGENIYIG, encoded by the coding sequence ATGAGAATACAGCAACTCACTGCTCCCTCTTTCCGACGTTATGGCAGAGTGCTGACGTATGATTGTACAGGACCCTTGCTGGAAGAGCTGAACCACACCCCGCTTCCGGATCAAGAAGTCGTTTACGTCCCATCTGATCCTGATCTGGAACGCCTGGATAGTGCCAGTGTGTTTCAGGATCGGGCATTCGGCGGGCTTCCTGTTCAGATTGGCTACTGTAACGGCAATAATCATTTTCTAAATGCTCTGGAATACCATCGGAGCTCAGAAATCAATATTGCCGCTGATGATCTGATACTGCTGCTCGGCCTGAGACAGGACCTATCAGATGGCTTCACCTATGACACAGCTAAAATAGAGGGATTTCTTGTGCCTGCCGGAACTGCTGCAGAGCTGTACGCGACCACTCTTCACTATGCTCCTGTCTCCGTATCGGACAGTAATTTTCGCTGTATTGTCATCCTGCCCAAAGGCACCAATGAACCGCTGATTTCGATGCCTCTCCAAGAAGGGGAAGACTGCCTGCTCGCAGCAAGGAACAAATGGCTGATCGCCCACAGAGATGCACAGATAGCGGGAGCGTTCTGCGGGCTCACTGGTGAAAATATTTATATTGGATAG
- a CDS encoding elongation factor G, with protein MDVYRTDRIRNVVLLGHGGSGKTSLVEAMAYLSGITNRLGKVADGNTISDFDKEEIRRKFSISTSLVPVEWGKEKINVLDTPGFFDFAGEAEEAASAADAAVIVISGKAGVQVGTQKAWDLCERFQLPRMIFVTDMDIDNVSYRKVVEDLQELYGKRIAPLHMPIRENEKFVGYINIVKNKGRRYIERDKKEECEIPEYSKEYLEKYRETLMESVAETSEEFMDRYFGGEEFSVAEISAALAANVGDGSLVPVCMGSPVNLQGVSNLLDDIVGYFPNPSQRKRAGLDKNSNAVFDADYDFQKPKSATIFKTIVDPFLGKYSLIKVCSGVIKNDDVLYNVDQDSEEKLNKLYILQGSKPIEIPELHAGDIGAIAKLGDAKTGDSLATKAHPVVYGQVAVSKPYTSKRYKPKNKGDVDKISQAFSKMMQEDLTMKVVNDSANHQTLICGLGDQHIDIIVSKLQERYKVEVELSRPKVAFRETIRKKSDVEAKYKKQSGGHGQYGHVKMRFEPSGDMEKSFIFAEEVVGGAVPKNYFPAVEKGMQESVQAGPLAAYPVVGVKAILYDGSYHPVDSSEMAFKTATVMAFKKGFMEAGPVLLEPIVTMKVTVPDKYTGDIMGDLNKRRGRVLGMNPDHSGNTVVEAEVPELEIYGYSTTLRSMTGGSGTFEYEFARYEQAPSDVQEKEIAARASKLTKDEE; from the coding sequence ATGGACGTTTATAGAACTGACAGAATCAGAAATGTGGTGTTGCTTGGACACGGCGGATCAGGAAAGACTTCACTGGTAGAGGCCATGGCATATCTTTCCGGGATTACAAATCGTCTGGGAAAAGTAGCTGACGGAAACACTATCAGCGATTTTGATAAGGAAGAGATTAGACGTAAATTTTCAATTTCCACATCCTTAGTGCCTGTTGAGTGGGGAAAAGAGAAAATCAACGTATTGGATACACCGGGATTTTTTGATTTTGCAGGCGAAGCAGAGGAAGCTGCATCAGCTGCCGACGCCGCTGTGATCGTCATTTCCGGCAAGGCGGGCGTACAGGTGGGAACCCAGAAGGCATGGGATCTGTGTGAACGCTTCCAGCTGCCGCGCATGATTTTTGTAACAGATATGGATATCGATAATGTTAGCTACCGTAAGGTTGTGGAAGACCTGCAGGAGCTGTATGGCAAGAGGATTGCCCCCCTCCACATGCCGATTCGTGAAAATGAAAAATTCGTCGGCTATATCAATATCGTTAAGAATAAAGGCCGCCGTTACATAGAGAGAGACAAAAAAGAAGAGTGTGAGATTCCTGAATACTCTAAGGAGTACCTGGAGAAATACAGAGAGACGCTGATGGAATCCGTGGCAGAGACCAGCGAGGAGTTCATGGACCGCTATTTCGGCGGAGAAGAATTCTCTGTTGCAGAGATATCGGCGGCATTGGCTGCGAATGTGGGCGATGGAAGCCTGGTGCCTGTATGCATGGGTTCACCGGTGAACCTGCAGGGTGTTTCTAATCTGTTGGATGATATCGTTGGTTATTTCCCGAATCCCTCGCAGAGAAAACGTGCAGGCCTGGACAAAAACAGCAATGCGGTATTTGATGCGGATTATGATTTCCAGAAGCCGAAGAGTGCAACGATTTTTAAGACGATTGTAGACCCATTCCTGGGCAAATATTCACTGATTAAGGTATGCTCAGGCGTCATCAAGAATGACGATGTGCTGTACAATGTGGATCAGGACAGCGAGGAGAAGCTGAATAAGCTCTACATCCTCCAGGGCTCCAAGCCGATTGAGATTCCTGAGCTGCATGCGGGAGATATCGGGGCAATTGCCAAACTGGGCGATGCGAAGACTGGAGATTCTCTGGCGACGAAGGCCCATCCGGTGGTCTACGGGCAAGTGGCTGTTTCCAAACCCTATACGTCAAAGCGGTATAAACCGAAGAACAAAGGTGATGTGGATAAGATCTCCCAGGCATTTTCCAAGATGATGCAGGAAGATCTGACCATGAAGGTGGTCAATGACTCGGCAAATCATCAGACACTGATCTGCGGCCTCGGCGACCAGCATATTGACATCATTGTCAGCAAGCTTCAGGAGCGCTATAAGGTGGAAGTGGAGCTTTCCAGGCCAAAGGTAGCATTCCGTGAGACAATCCGGAAAAAATCCGATGTGGAAGCGAAATATAAAAAACAATCCGGCGGCCATGGTCAGTACGGCCACGTTAAGATGCGCTTTGAGCCTTCAGGGGATATGGAGAAATCCTTTATATTCGCGGAAGAGGTTGTGGGAGGCGCCGTGCCGAAGAATTATTTCCCGGCGGTAGAAAAGGGCATGCAGGAATCCGTTCAGGCAGGTCCGCTGGCTGCTTATCCGGTAGTAGGTGTGAAGGCGATTCTCTATGATGGTTCCTATCATCCGGTAGATTCCTCTGAAATGGCTTTCAAGACGGCGACAGTTATGGCCTTCAAAAAGGGCTTTATGGAAGCGGGGCCGGTTCTGCTGGAGCCGATTGTGACTATGAAGGTGACAGTGCCGGATAAATATACCGGAGATATTATGGGCGATCTGAACAAACGCCGCGGCCGTGTGCTGGGGATGAATCCGGACCACAGCGGCAACACGGTTGTTGAGGCAGAAGTGCCGGAGCTGGAAATCTACGGATATTCCACTACCCTTCGCTCCATGACCGGAGGCAGCGGTACTTTCGAGTACGAATTTGCACGTTATGAGCAGGCACCCAGTGATGTACAGGAAAAGGAAATTGCGGCCAGGGCGAGCAAATTGACGAAAGACGAGGAATAA
- a CDS encoding zinc-ribbon domain-containing protein produces MRCQKCGNEVTEGVRFCTKCGAQMEQPASGSVPGEKTGKSKKIPTGTLVASILAAALAVILILQNFFSLPLAGGKGGSTADVGYSTPERLMEEFGKSIAANDLNGAVAMFGCGLRAENYDCGAMIERVRAWMVNFPMPFASTDTIFTDANREQLRGNAASQIGSMCFSLQADEAMLTGNPLYEGDSDLDDISDGIVDASKLDELKTFRVLRIDYAMPDMQDSETHQKNLKSNCDIYGCDEIEDYGVLYEYDGETYAGSVSLMRYGDKWYICGLSSALIGTASFGFLTPADEDEYLQMTEG; encoded by the coding sequence ATGAGGTGCCAGAAATGTGGAAATGAAGTGACAGAGGGCGTCAGATTCTGTACGAAGTGCGGAGCACAGATGGAGCAGCCTGCCAGTGGCTCCGTCCCGGGAGAAAAAACGGGAAAAAGCAAAAAAATACCGACAGGGACTTTGGTGGCCTCAATCCTGGCGGCTGCTCTGGCAGTGATCCTGATCCTGCAGAACTTCTTCAGCCTTCCTCTGGCGGGAGGAAAGGGCGGTTCCACTGCAGATGTCGGTTATAGCACGCCGGAGAGGCTGATGGAGGAATTTGGAAAATCGATTGCTGCCAATGACCTGAACGGCGCAGTGGCCATGTTTGGGTGCGGACTGCGGGCAGAAAACTACGACTGTGGGGCTATGATTGAACGGGTCAGAGCATGGATGGTAAACTTTCCGATGCCCTTCGCCTCCACTGATACAATTTTTACCGACGCGAACCGGGAACAGCTCAGAGGAAATGCCGCCAGCCAGATTGGAAGCATGTGTTTCAGCCTGCAGGCTGACGAGGCGATGCTCACAGGCAATCCGCTATACGAGGGCGATTCCGATCTGGATGATATTTCAGATGGCATTGTGGATGCATCCAAGCTGGATGAACTGAAAACTTTTCGGGTTTTAAGAATCGATTACGCAATGCCGGATATGCAGGACAGCGAAACCCATCAGAAAAATCTAAAAAGTAACTGCGATATTTATGGCTGCGATGAGATTGAGGATTACGGCGTACTTTACGAATATGACGGGGAGACTTATGCAGGCAGTGTGTCTCTCATGCGTTACGGAGATAAGTGGTATATCTGCGGACTGAGCAGCGCCCTTATCGGCACGGCCAGTTTCGGTTTCCTGACGCCTGCTGATGAAGATGAATATCTCCAAATGACGGAGGGATAG
- the leuS gene encoding leucine--tRNA ligase: protein MAIPFNHKAIEKKWRENWEKNPINVNDGKKPKYYCLDMFPYPSGNGLHVGHWRGYVISDVWSRYKLMQGHYVIHPMGWDAFGLPAENYAIKMGVHPAKSTAENVSNIKRQINDIAAIYDWDMEVNTTDPQFYKWTQWIFVQMFKKGLAYEKEFPINWCPSCKTGLANEEVVNGRCERCGAEVTKKNLRQWMLRITKYADRLLDDLDKLDWPEKVKKMQTDWIGKSYGAEVEFPVEGRDESITVYTTRPDTLYGATFMVLSPEHALAAGLATEDNREAVEKYIFDASMKSNVDRMQAKEKTGVFTGSYAINPLNQEKVPIWLSDYVLADYGTGAIMCVPAHDDRDFEFAKKFNLPIIQVIAKDGKEIENMTEAYTDASGTMINSGEWNGMESAVLKKEAPMMIEKRGLGRKTVNYKLRDWVFSRQRYWGEPIPIIHCPHCGNVPVPEEELPLMLPEVESYQPTGTGESPLAGIDEWVNCKCPVCGADAKRETNTMPQWAGSSWYFLRYVDSHNDAELVSREKADQYLPVDMYIGGVEHAVLHLLYSRFYTKFLCDIGVIDFDEPFQKLFNQGMITGKNGIKMSKSKGNVVSPDDLVRDYGCDSLRMYELFVGPPELDAEWDDRGIDGVNRFIKRFWNLALDSRDANVPATPEMIKIRHRLIHDVTQRLESFSLNTVISAFMEYNNKLIDLSKKTGGIDRETIEAFTKLLAPFVPHVAEEIWEQYGHTETVFHEKWPEHSEEAMKDDEVEIPVQINGKTRAVISIASDISKEDALAKGRDVIADRLTGNVVKEIYVPGKIVNFVMK from the coding sequence ATGGCAATACCATTTAATCACAAAGCGATTGAAAAAAAGTGGCGTGAGAACTGGGAAAAGAACCCAATTAATGTGAATGACGGAAAAAAGCCGAAATATTACTGTCTGGATATGTTTCCATACCCTTCAGGCAACGGCCTTCATGTAGGCCACTGGAGAGGTTATGTGATTTCTGATGTGTGGAGCCGCTACAAGCTGATGCAGGGGCATTACGTAATCCATCCCATGGGTTGGGATGCCTTCGGACTGCCGGCTGAGAATTACGCCATCAAGATGGGCGTCCATCCGGCGAAATCCACCGCTGAAAATGTATCGAATATTAAACGCCAGATCAACGATATAGCAGCTATTTATGACTGGGATATGGAAGTGAATACGACCGATCCCCAATTCTATAAATGGACGCAGTGGATTTTTGTACAGATGTTCAAAAAGGGCCTGGCCTACGAGAAGGAATTTCCCATTAACTGGTGTCCTTCCTGTAAGACAGGGCTGGCCAATGAAGAGGTCGTGAACGGAAGATGTGAGCGCTGCGGCGCGGAGGTGACTAAGAAAAACCTTCGTCAGTGGATGCTGAGAATCACAAAATATGCCGACCGCCTTCTGGATGACCTGGACAAGCTGGACTGGCCGGAAAAGGTCAAGAAGATGCAGACAGACTGGATCGGGAAGTCCTATGGCGCGGAAGTGGAATTCCCGGTTGAGGGAAGGGATGAGAGTATCACTGTCTACACCACACGGCCGGATACCCTTTACGGCGCCACCTTCATGGTGCTTTCGCCGGAGCATGCGCTTGCGGCAGGGCTGGCCACAGAGGACAACCGGGAAGCCGTTGAAAAATATATCTTTGATGCGTCGATGAAATCCAACGTAGACCGCATGCAGGCTAAAGAAAAGACAGGCGTATTTACCGGAAGCTATGCGATTAACCCGCTGAATCAGGAGAAGGTTCCGATCTGGCTGTCCGATTATGTTCTGGCGGACTACGGAACCGGAGCGATCATGTGCGTGCCTGCCCACGACGACCGTGATTTTGAATTTGCGAAGAAATTTAATTTGCCGATCATACAGGTGATCGCCAAGGACGGCAAAGAAATTGAGAACATGACGGAAGCCTATACCGATGCGTCCGGCACCATGATCAATTCCGGTGAATGGAATGGAATGGAATCAGCCGTGCTGAAGAAAGAGGCTCCGATGATGATTGAGAAGAGAGGCCTGGGAAGGAAGACGGTGAATTACAAGCTTCGTGACTGGGTATTTTCCCGTCAGCGTTACTGGGGTGAGCCGATTCCCATCATCCACTGCCCTCATTGCGGAAACGTCCCGGTACCGGAGGAAGAGCTTCCGCTGATGCTTCCGGAGGTGGAGAGCTATCAGCCGACAGGAACCGGCGAGTCGCCTCTGGCTGGCATAGATGAATGGGTGAACTGTAAATGCCCGGTCTGCGGTGCCGACGCGAAAAGAGAGACCAATACCATGCCCCAGTGGGCAGGGTCCTCCTGGTATTTCCTGCGTTATGTGGACAGTCATAACGATGCAGAGCTTGTATCCAGGGAAAAAGCGGACCAGTACCTTCCGGTTGACATGTATATCGGTGGCGTAGAGCACGCGGTGCTGCATCTGTTGTATTCCAGGTTTTATACAAAGTTTCTGTGCGACATCGGCGTCATAGACTTTGATGAACCTTTCCAGAAGCTGTTTAATCAGGGCATGATTACTGGCAAGAACGGCATTAAGATGAGTAAATCCAAGGGGAACGTGGTTTCACCGGATGATCTCGTGAGAGATTACGGATGCGATTCCCTCCGTATGTATGAATTGTTTGTAGGTCCGCCGGAACTGGATGCGGAATGGGATGACCGGGGAATCGACGGAGTTAACAGGTTCATCAAACGTTTCTGGAACCTGGCTCTGGACAGCAGGGATGCCAATGTTCCGGCCACTCCGGAGATGATCAAGATCAGACACCGCCTGATCCATGACGTCACTCAGCGTCTGGAAAGCTTCAGCTTGAATACGGTTATATCAGCGTTTATGGAGTACAATAACAAGCTGATTGACCTGTCCAAAAAGACGGGAGGCATCGACCGGGAAACGATTGAAGCATTTACGAAGCTGCTGGCTCCCTTTGTACCCCATGTGGCGGAAGAAATCTGGGAACAGTACGGACACACAGAGACTGTTTTTCATGAAAAATGGCCGGAACACAGCGAAGAAGCCATGAAAGATGATGAAGTGGAAATTCCTGTGCAGATTAACGGGAAGACAAGAGCCGTCATTTCCATTGCAAGTGATATCAGTAAAGAAGATGCCCTGGCGAAAGGGAGGGATGTGATAGCAGACCGTCTGACGGGAAATGTGGTGAAAGAGATCTATGTTCCGGGTAAAATTGTCAATTTTGTTATGAAATAA
- a CDS encoding prephenate dehydrogenase: MDKTRIGFIGLGLIGGSIARAIRKFHPEYELLAYSHTRSTLDEAVAEGVIDIPCSEEDPLFATCDYIFLCAPVQTNISYLPFLKQTISSRCVLTDVGSVKGEMHDAVAAAGLSANFIGGHPMAGSEKTGFSNSTDYLLENAYYVITPSDQAELSKISAYVDLVASLGAIPLVLSYEEHDYVVAGVSHLPHIVASCLVNAIARLDTEKERMKLVAAGGFKDITRIASSSPVMWQQICLTNKKQISRVLDEFIRLLIQAKYLVDQGDGDALYQMFESSKNYRDSLSDTVSGPTPKQYVLYCDIYDEAGGIATITTLLAMNGISIKNIGIIHNREFEEGVLRIEFYEEEACSKALTALKNRNYKVHQRQ; the protein is encoded by the coding sequence ATGGATAAGACTCGTATCGGATTTATCGGCCTGGGGCTGATCGGCGGTTCCATCGCTAGAGCCATCCGGAAATTTCACCCGGAGTACGAACTGTTGGCCTATTCCCATACCAGAAGCACGCTGGACGAAGCGGTGGCAGAAGGAGTGATCGACATTCCCTGTTCTGAGGAGGATCCTCTTTTTGCAACCTGTGATTACATATTTCTGTGCGCTCCCGTACAGACGAATATTTCCTATCTGCCTTTTCTGAAGCAGACCATCAGTTCCCGCTGTGTTCTGACGGATGTGGGCAGCGTGAAGGGTGAGATGCACGATGCCGTGGCCGCAGCAGGCCTCTCCGCCAATTTCATCGGCGGCCACCCCATGGCGGGGTCTGAAAAAACAGGTTTTTCCAATTCTACCGATTATCTGCTGGAAAACGCCTATTATGTCATCACGCCTTCTGACCAGGCAGAACTTTCCAAAATCTCCGCCTATGTGGATCTGGTGGCTTCTCTGGGAGCCATTCCGCTGGTTCTCTCTTATGAGGAACATGACTATGTGGTGGCCGGCGTCAGCCATCTGCCTCATATCGTCGCCTCCTGCCTGGTCAACGCTATCGCCAGGCTGGATACAGAAAAAGAACGTATGAAGCTGGTCGCCGCCGGAGGATTTAAAGATATCACACGGATCGCTTCCTCCTCCCCAGTCATGTGGCAGCAAATCTGCCTCACGAATAAGAAACAGATTTCCAGGGTACTGGATGAATTTATCCGGCTGCTGATTCAGGCAAAATATCTGGTGGATCAGGGAGACGGAGATGCCCTTTACCAGATGTTCGAGTCCTCAAAAAATTACAGGGATTCCCTCTCCGACACAGTTTCCGGCCCAACCCCAAAACAGTATGTACTGTACTGCGATATCTACGACGAAGCCGGAGGAATTGCCACCATCACCACTCTTCTGGCTATGAACGGCATCAGTATCAAGAATATCGGCATCATTCACAACCGCGAGTTTGAAGAAGGCGTGCTCCGCATCGAGTTCTATGAAGAGGAAGCCTGCAGCAAAGCGCTGACCGCCCTTAAAAACAGAAATTACAAAGTACACCAACGACAGTGA
- the aroF gene encoding 3-deoxy-7-phosphoheptulonate synthase — MIIVMKPNAPKEAVKQVTDLIQEKGLETHLSEGRQVTIIGVVGDKNKLCNENLTLLPYVDKLVPITESYKLSNKKFHPEPTRVKVGNHEIGPDTLTIMAGPCAVETEEQLMTIARAVKKAGAQFVRGGAYKPRTSPYSFQGLEEEGLRYMAEAKKEFGLNTICEVISEAAIEAAAKYVDMLQIGARNMQNFQLLREAGRSGMPVLLKRGLAATVDEWLNAAEYIISEGNPRVVLCERGIRTYETATRNTLDLSAIPVIREKSHLPIIVDPSHATGVFSYVPPLAKAAVACGADGLMIEVHNDPEHALSDGPQSLTFSNFDQLMNELQAYTRLAGRTL, encoded by the coding sequence ATGATTATTGTTATGAAACCCAACGCTCCAAAAGAAGCTGTAAAACAGGTTACTGATTTAATTCAGGAGAAAGGGCTGGAAACACATCTCTCGGAGGGCCGCCAGGTCACGATTATCGGCGTTGTTGGAGATAAGAATAAATTATGCAATGAGAACCTGACGCTCCTTCCCTATGTTGATAAGCTGGTTCCGATCACTGAGAGCTATAAGCTCAGCAACAAAAAATTCCATCCGGAACCCACCCGCGTGAAAGTTGGAAATCATGAGATCGGTCCGGACACTCTCACGATCATGGCAGGCCCATGTGCGGTCGAGACCGAAGAACAGCTCATGACCATCGCCAGGGCTGTGAAAAAGGCCGGCGCTCAGTTCGTCCGGGGCGGCGCCTATAAGCCGCGGACGTCTCCTTACTCTTTCCAGGGACTTGAGGAAGAGGGGCTGCGCTATATGGCCGAGGCAAAGAAGGAATTTGGCCTGAATACCATCTGTGAGGTAATCAGCGAGGCTGCCATTGAAGCTGCCGCCAAATACGTGGATATGCTTCAGATCGGCGCCCGCAATATGCAGAATTTCCAGCTTCTCCGGGAAGCCGGACGTTCCGGGATGCCGGTTCTCTTAAAACGCGGGCTGGCGGCCACCGTGGATGAATGGCTGAACGCGGCGGAATACATTATTTCAGAGGGGAACCCGCGTGTCGTCCTCTGTGAACGGGGAATCCGAACCTACGAGACAGCCACCCGCAACACGCTGGATCTGAGCGCAATTCCTGTGATCCGTGAAAAATCTCATCTGCCCATCATCGTCGATCCCAGCCACGCCACAGGCGTATTCTCCTATGTTCCGCCCCTGGCCAAGGCCGCAGTCGCATGCGGCGCGGACGGACTGATGATCGAGGTTCATAACGACCCGGAACACGCTCTGTCAGACGGCCCACAGTCTCTGACATTTTCTAATTTTGACCAGCTCATGAATGAATTGCAGGCATATACACGCCTGGCAGGAAGGACTTTGTAA
- the aroA gene encoding 3-phosphoshikimate 1-carboxyvinyltransferase, with protein sequence MKFTHTTRSLKGELTVPGDKSISHRAVMFGSLAEGTTEITHFLRGADCLSTIDCFRKMGVEIQEFQDRILVHGKGLHGLHAPASILDCGNSGTTTRLISGILAGQAFSSELTGDASIQKRPMGRIITPLLQMGASVESLRGNGCVPLRIQGRSLKGIHYQSPVASAQVKSCVLLAGLYSDGVTSVTEPALSRNHTELMLSYFGARVTAEGTTASIAPDPVLCGASVKVPGDISSAAYFLAAALMVPGSEVLLRNVGINPTRDGILRVIRSMGGQVDILNETTAGGEPTADLLVHSSSLHGTVIEGSLIPTLIDEIPVLAVLAAAAEGTTVIRNAEELKVKESNRLDLMVDSLSRMGADIEGTVDGMIIRGGRPLHGTVIDSHLDHRIAMSFAVASLTADGETDITNAECVNISYPAFYEDLAGLML encoded by the coding sequence ATGAAATTCACACACACTACCAGAAGTCTGAAAGGGGAACTTACCGTTCCCGGCGATAAATCCATCTCCCACCGGGCAGTCATGTTCGGTTCTCTGGCAGAGGGCACTACGGAGATCACTCATTTTCTCCGGGGAGCCGACTGTCTCTCGACGATTGACTGTTTCCGGAAAATGGGAGTGGAGATACAGGAATTCCAGGACAGGATACTCGTGCATGGAAAGGGCCTCCACGGACTCCATGCCCCTGCTTCTATTTTAGACTGCGGCAACAGCGGAACCACCACCCGTCTGATTTCCGGCATTCTGGCCGGACAGGCTTTTTCCAGTGAGCTCACCGGGGACGCTTCCATCCAGAAGCGCCCTATGGGTCGTATCATCACTCCTCTTCTTCAAATGGGGGCTTCCGTGGAAAGCCTGAGAGGCAACGGCTGTGTTCCTCTGAGAATCCAGGGCCGCTCCTTAAAGGGGATTCACTATCAGTCACCTGTCGCCTCCGCCCAGGTAAAATCCTGCGTCCTGCTGGCCGGGCTGTACAGTGACGGGGTTACCAGTGTTACGGAACCGGCACTTTCCAGGAACCACACCGAACTAATGCTGAGTTATTTCGGAGCCCGAGTGACGGCAGAAGGCACTACGGCTTCCATCGCCCCAGATCCCGTTCTCTGCGGCGCTTCTGTAAAGGTGCCCGGCGACATCTCCTCAGCCGCTTATTTTCTGGCGGCTGCTCTCATGGTTCCCGGTTCAGAAGTCCTTCTCCGGAACGTGGGCATCAATCCTACCAGAGACGGGATTCTGAGAGTCATCCGTTCCATGGGCGGCCAGGTGGACATTTTGAATGAAACCACCGCCGGCGGGGAACCTACTGCCGATCTGTTGGTTCACAGCAGCAGCCTGCACGGTACGGTCATCGAGGGGTCTCTGATCCCCACGCTGATAGATGAAATACCAGTGCTGGCAGTCTTAGCAGCGGCCGCCGAGGGAACCACTGTGATCCGCAATGCGGAGGAATTGAAGGTGAAGGAATCCAACCGTCTGGATCTCATGGTGGATAGCCTTTCACGCATGGGAGCTGACATTGAAGGTACAGTGGACGGAATGATCATACGGGGAGGCCGCCCTCTGCACGGCACGGTGATCGACAGCCACCTGGATCACCGGATCGCCATGTCCTTTGCTGTCGCGTCCCTGACGGCGGACGGCGAGACAGATATTACCAATGCAGAATGTGTGAACATCTCATATCCGGCATTTTACGAAGATCTGGCCGGACTCATGCTTTAA
- a CDS encoding AraC family transcriptional regulator encodes MDFSHELIMPNDDIPFKMFVFEGRNGSYSRDKHWHRSVEIFALFEGSLSFFIDNREYPLSPGEFMLVNSNEVHSISAPRPNLTLVVQIPLATFANYYTDDKFIYFSHSSRNQDEQVMGLLRDLYDTYSRSECGYELKVLSQFYMLVYLLVTKYRKLDISPDLVQINRNLNQLSKITSYIKENYAQTLTLESLAKTFSYSPTYISHMFQKYAQTTFKTYLQNLRLEYAYRQLANTRTPIGEIALNHGFANSKSFSHVFFKRYGMLPSEFRRASATHHPLK; translated from the coding sequence ATGGACTTTTCTCATGAACTGATTATGCCAAACGACGACATTCCCTTTAAAATGTTTGTCTTTGAAGGGCGGAACGGCAGCTATAGCCGTGATAAGCACTGGCACCGTTCTGTGGAGATTTTTGCCCTGTTTGAGGGAAGTCTTAGTTTTTTTATCGATAACAGAGAGTATCCTCTCTCTCCCGGTGAGTTCATGCTGGTGAATTCCAATGAAGTTCATTCCATCTCCGCTCCCCGCCCAAACCTGACGCTGGTCGTCCAGATTCCCCTGGCCACCTTCGCCAATTATTATACAGATGACAAATTTATTTACTTCTCTCACAGCTCCAGAAATCAGGATGAACAGGTGATGGGGCTGCTGAGGGATCTCTATGATACCTATAGCCGTTCAGAGTGCGGCTACGAACTGAAGGTTCTGAGCCAGTTTTATATGCTGGTCTACCTGCTGGTCACAAAATACCGGAAGCTGGATATAAGCCCTGATCTGGTACAGATCAACCGGAATCTCAACCAATTATCCAAAATCACTTCCTACATAAAGGAAAACTATGCTCAGACTCTGACTCTGGAGAGCCTCGCGAAGACCTTCAGCTATTCCCCGACCTATATTTCTCACATGTTCCAGAAATATGCCCAGACAACTTTCAAAACCTATCTTCAGAACCTCCGGCTGGAATACGCCTACCGCCAACTGGCCAACACGAGGACACCCATCGGAGAGATCGCTCTGAATCATGGATTTGCCAACAGCAAGTCCTTTTCTCATGTCTTTTTCAAGCGATACGGAATGCTGCCCAGCGAATTTCGCAGAGCTTCCGCTACTCACCATCCCCTAAAATGA